CTTCGCGAGCTGGCCGCGGCCAGCCATCCCAGGGAGTTAATCGGCGTATGAAACAGGAAGATAAGCTGCTTCACCTCATACAACTGGCTAAGGAGACATCAGTACTGCGTCAAGCGGTCGTCGAGCAACTTGGCAGCAGCCTGGTGGACACGGCGAACCTGATCTCCGGCGTGATCGGGGCGGGCGGCAAGCTGCTACTGGCCGGCAACGGCGGGTCGGCGGCCCAGGCCTCGCATTTCGCGGCCGAACTGGTCGTGCGCCTGACCGCCGAGCGCAACCGTCAGGCCCTGCCGGCCGTGGCCCTGTGCGTTGACCCTTCCGTCATGACCGCCTCGGGCAACGATTTCGGTTTCGAACACGTGTTTTCCCGGCAGGTCGAAGGCCTGGGCAACAGGGGAGACATGCTGATCATCCTGTCTACCTCCGGTAATTCACGGAATCTCGTGAAGGCGGCACGGACCGCCCGTGAAAAGGGGCTCATCACGGTGGCGCTGCTCGGGGGCACGGGCGGAAAACTCGGCGGCATGGTGGAGCGCTCCCTGGTGGTACCGCACGCCGCAACTCAGCGCGTACAGGAGGAACACCAGTTCATCATCCACGTCCTCGTGGAGCTGGTGGAAGAGGATCTCTGTGCATGAGGTTACGCGTCTCACGGTATCTTCGCCCGGTTCTCCTGTTCCTGTTCGCTGTCTTCGCTTTCTTCTCGGCCTCTTCCATTGCGGTGGCGCAATCGGCGTTTGGCCTTGCGCTGATCTGTTTCGTCATCCTGGCGATCTCCGAGCGACATAACCCGTTTGTCGGACCGCTTCGCTGGTTTTACCTGCTGGTCGGCATCTATGTGGCCTGGCTTTTTCTTTCGGCTGCGTTCAGCGACACCCCGCTGCAGTCGATGCTGAACCTCAGGGAAGAATGGCTCTTTCTCATCATCCCCGTGGGCATCTATATGTTTCAGGATGAACGCCGCGGTGACCGGTTGATACTTGTCCTTATGGCCGGCGTGACGCTTGCTTCTCTGAACGGAATCGTGCAGCGATTCACGGGCGTGGACTGGATTCTCGGACGGCAGCTTCATACGGTGGGAGAGGATTTTCGATCCTGCGG
The genomic region above belongs to Acidobacteriota bacterium and contains:
- a CDS encoding SIS domain-containing protein codes for the protein MKQEDKLLHLIQLAKETSVLRQAVVEQLGSSLVDTANLISGVIGAGGKLLLAGNGGSAAQASHFAAELVVRLTAERNRQALPAVALCVDPSVMTASGNDFGFEHVFSRQVEGLGNRGDMLIILSTSGNSRNLVKAARTAREKGLITVALLGGTGGKLGGMVERSLVVPHAATQRVQEEHQFIIHVLVELVEEDLCA